From Triticum urartu cultivar G1812 chromosome 2, Tu2.1, whole genome shotgun sequence, a single genomic window includes:
- the LOC125538865 gene encoding pentatricopeptide repeat-containing protein At4g17616 produces the protein MRILLRACRHCCRLPFFSRAAGAAFTANCGGGPWRRHRVLAVQCLPMRTTAGSILPWEAPSRVTLLRTIDVALKDGNVDQALRAFGNYKSLHGLPEPRVLNGVIVSLSYTSSRRWLQRAYDLVLSVYQCNGNLLNSSSLTRLALALARDQTPVPASAVLRIILESGKLPDADMLSMVFLHMLKSQVGSYLAADVLAETCECFLDQISDRRQLKKLDPIKNNVTLFNMILESCVNFKCIITAQKIMELMSLVGVVADVNTMAVASRVCQMVGQRDELMTMKGSINSFSSLPFSQQYLHFYDSLLSLQFSGNDMDAAADLIIDLYRQQKSCTFSDNDVQKQGVIQIGSGNLKSGYRIMFDPTKLDKGFVLDTKYQSGLVVPISGNLVPSEKAVAKLIVGCVKAKKLGALSSFCITLHKEELKGISASDVINACIQMGWLHASHDILDALESAEIPVGVGTCMSLLREYENNHKPEEFNSLLQQIQKITSTMAEFHTSPSFTIKDIAKIVKDEIPQTKSSLLSSLVEETEHYNPGDHLTFEFNNSILFFCKANMMEDALGTYKRMREQNIRPNLHTFCHILCGYSSLSMYREITILWGEIKRRHEYREISVDRDLLDCLVLDFLKGGYFSRVMEVISYMSTHNIYCDKWKYRQVFLKLHKNLYRNLNSLHDKTEAQSKRIDDVRAFRTWAGIK, from the exons ATGAGGATCTTGCTCCGGGCGTGCCGCCATTGCTGCAGGCTGCCATTTTTCTCTCGGGCTGCCGGAGCTGCCTTCACT GCAAATTGCGGCGGGGGTCCATGGAGGCGGCATCGCGTTCTAGCTGTGCAGTGTCTTCCCATGAGAACAACTGCCGGCTCGATTCTGCCATGGGAAGCGCCATCCCGTGTAACTCTACTGAGGACGATCGATGTTGCTCTCAAGGATGGCAATGTCGACCAGGCGCTGCGAGCATTTGGCAATTATAAAAGCCTGCATGGCCTTCCCGAGCCAAGGGTATTGAATGGTGTGATTGTGTCACTGTCGTACACATCTAGTCGAAGGTGGCTTCAGAGAGCGTATGACTTGGTTCTGTCAGTTTATCAGTGTAACGGCAATCTTCTCAACTCTAGCTCGCTGACAAGGCTAGCTCTGGCACTTGCAAGAGATCAGACACCTGTCCCTGCCTCTGCAGTCCTTAGGATCATACTGGAGAGCGGCAAGCTTCCTGACGCTGATATGTTGAGCATGGTGTTTTTGCACATGTTGAAGTCACAAGTAGGATCCTATCTTGCAGCTGATGTTCTGGCTGAGACCTGCGAGTGTTTCTTGGATCAAATTTCAGATAGGCGACAGCTGAAAAAATTGGACCCAATAAAGAACAATGTCACCTTGTTCAATATGATTTTGGAGTCTTGTGTTAACTTCAAATGCATCATCACAGCCCAGAAAATAATGGAGCTGATGTCATTGGTCGGGGTTGTGGCTGATGTGAATACAATGGCGGTCGCTAGCCGGGTCTGTCAAATGGTTGGGCAGCGAGATGAATTGATGACCATGAAAGGAAGCATCAATTCTTTCTCCTCTTTGCCATTCTCTCAGCAATATCTACATTTTTACGACAGTTTATTGAGCTTGCAATTCAGTGGTAATGACATGGATGCTGCTGCAGATCTTATAATCGATCTGTATCGGCAACAAAAGTCATGCACTTTCTCCGACAATGATGTGCAGAAACAAGGTGTGATACAAATTGGCTCTGGTAACCTAAAAAGTGGATACAGAATAATGTTTGACCCCACAAAATTGGACAAAGGTTTTGTGTTAGATACAAAATACCAGTCTGGACTTGTTGTTCCTATCAGTGGAAATCTTGTTCCTAGTGAAAAGGCTGTTGCTAAACTTATCGTAGGCTGTGTGAAAGCAAAGAAACTGGGTGCATTGTCTAGCTTCTGTATTACATTGCATAAGGAAGAACTAAAGGGAATTTCTGCTTCAGATGTGATTAATGCATGCATTCAGATGGGATGGTTGCATGCCTCTCATGATATCCTGGATGCTTTAGAGTCAGCTGAGATTCCAGTCGGGGTTGGTACTTGCATGTCTCTTCTCAGAGAATACGAGAATAATCATAAACCCGAAGAATTCAATTCGCTTCTCCAACAGATACAGAAAATAACATCTACCATGGCGGAATTTCATACTAGTCCATCATTTACCATAAAGGACATTGCCAAAATAGTCAAGGATGAGATCCCCCAAACTAAATCATCTTTGCTTTCCAGTTTGGTTGAAGAAACTGAACACTATAACCCTGGAGACCACTTAACCTTTGAGTTCAATAATTCAATTCTTTTCTTCTGCAAGGCAAACATGATGGAAGATGCTCTGGGCACATATAAACGCATGAGAGAGCAAAATATTAGACCCAATCTGCATACCTTTTGCCATATACTGTGTGGATATTCGTCATTAAGCATGTATAGGGAGATTACCATACTGTGGGGAGAAATAAAACGCAGACACGAGTACAGAGAAATATCTGTGGATAGGGATTTGCTTGACTGCTTAGTTTTGGATTTCCTGAAAGGTGGCTATTTTTCAAGGGTGATGGAGGTTATAAGTTACATGTCAACCCATAATATTTACTGCGACAAGTGGAAATATAGGCAGGTCTTTCTGAAGCTGCACAAGAATCTGTATAGGAACTTGAATTCATTGCATGACAAAACAGAAGCTCAGAGCAAAAGGATTGATGATGTCCGAGCTTTCAGGACATGGGCAGGCATCAAATAG